One Coffea eugenioides isolate CCC68of chromosome 2, Ceug_1.0, whole genome shotgun sequence genomic window, ATGCCAGCTAGCTTTTGACAAAATTAAGGATTATCTACTTCAGCCTCCGGTCCTAGTGCCACCCAAGCCTGGTCGACCATTGATTATGTACTTATCTATGTTTGACGAAGCAGTAGGCTGTGTTTAGGGACAACATGATGATTCCGGAAGGAAAGAGCAGACCATCTACTATCTTAGTAAAAAGTTCACGCATTACAAGGCCAATTATTCATTTCTTGAGGAAAGCTGCTGTGCATTGGCCTAGGCAGCTCAGAAGTTAAGGCACTATTTACAGGGCCACACTACTTATCTCATTTCACGCTCCGATCCTTTGAAATATCTCTTGAACAAGCCTATGCCGACTGGGTATATGGCTAAATGGTAAATGATTCTTTCGGAGTTTGACATTGTTTTCACGTCACAAAAGGCGGTGAATGGACAAGCTATAGTAGATCATCTGATGATGATTATCAGCCACTCCATACCTACTTTCCTGATGAAGGGGTATTATTTGTTGGCACCGCAGAAGATATGAGTGAACAATGCCCTGAATGGAGATTATTTTTCGATGGTGCGGCAAACTCTTTCAGAGCTGGAATAGGAGCAGTCCTCGTATCCCTAGAAGGAAAGCATTATCTTGGAGCTGTTAAATTGCAATTTGCATGCACTAGCAACATGGCCGAATACGAAGCCTGCATTTTTTGTCTCAAAATGGCCTTGGAGATGGAAATTAAAGAATTTATAGCCTTcagtgattcagatttgctcgtATACCAGACGTTAAAGCAATGggtaaccaaagattcaaagatACTGCCATACCACTGCAATCTGCTCAACTTAGCCAGTCAATTCAAAAGTTTGGAATTCAGGCATCTCCTACGAGCCCGAAATGTATTCGCGCGATGTTTTGGCCACCCTATCTTCCATGATACAATATCCGGACGAACTATTAATTGAGCCTATCCGGATTCAACTCCAAGACAAGCCTGCACATTGCTGGGTCATAAACAAAGCTTTTGACAGCCGCCCTTGGTACGGTGACATTAACGAATTCATCAAAACAGGATCTTACCCCCCCGAAGCGAGCACAAATGACAAAAGTTTTCTGCGCAAAATAGCCTCAAAGTTTTTCTTAAATAGAGAGGTACTGTACAAAAAGACATCAGACttgaaccttttaaggtgcattgaCGAAGATGAAGCAGAGTACATGATGACAGAAGTACATAGTGGTGTATGCGAACCCCACATGAATGGACATCtgctagcaaagaaaatcatgagaacggGATATTTCTGGCTCACCATGGAGCATGACTGTATAGATTTTGCCAGAAGATGTACAAATGCCAAATGCATGGTGATGTTATACGGGCCCCTCCCACTGAATTACACAGCATGGTTGCCTCATGGCCCTgctcaatgtggggtatggacgtaATTGGTGTAATTGATCCTCCTGCATCAAACGGACATCAATTCATATTGGTAGCAATTgagtactttaccaaatgggttgaagcaGAATCCTTCAAACATGTGACAAAGAAGGTGGTGGCAAATTTCTTAAAGGATCACATTATCTGCCGGTTCGGTGTGCCAGAAACATTGATTATCAACAATGCCAAAAATCTCAACAATGACATGGTGGACGGACTATGCGAacagttcaaaatcaaacaccgTAATTCTGCCATTTATAGACCTCAAATGAACGGGGCTGTGGAGGCcgcaaacaagaatttaaaGAAAATCATTCATAAAATGACTGAAAAGCACCGTGATTGGCATAAAAAGCTTCCTTATGCACTAATGGCATACCGGACTTCTATCCGCACATCAACTGGGGCAACCCCCTACTCgctcatgtatggaatggaagttGTGATACCTGCCGAGGTTGAAATCCCTTCATTACGTATTCTAATGGAAGCCAAGTTGGAagaagctgattggttaaagcagcgtcatgAACAATTGgctctgattgatgaaaagcgtCTGAATGCTATATGTCATGGCTAATGCTACCAAAAATGCATGGCCCGTGCTTACAACAAAAAGGTCCACCggcgatcctttgaagaaggggacaaagtgctaaagcgaattttgccaatgcaagatgaagccaaaggcaaatttgctccaaacTGGCAAGGCCCATTTATCGTTCAAAAGGTGCTACCGGGCGGAGCACTTGTTCTAGCAGAGATGgatggacagacattcccttAACCTATCAACttagacatgtgtaagaagttctttatttgattatgcaaatttcttttagaGGTCACGCAAGGGACGagacaaaagtcaggccatctccctttccaatcaaaacattttaTCCCAAGTCATCCCCTTTGAACTATTAGAACAATAATTTTTATTTGGTAGCCCCTGAGAATTACataccccacactggggcaaatttattttgaaagagagatgatcaaaaaaaaagaagaaaaagaaaaagaaaaaccctacactgggacaaatttaatttttaaagaaaaatgcaaaagtgaggaaaattgaatgaagaaaatgcaaagaaagaaaaatccaatgaaattggagcaaattttcctcagtttcgttcaaaattggagataatttcaaaatgatgcaatcttaGATTATTTCACACATTCCATCAAATCTACTTTCAAGCTTCAACCTTTTTCAAAACACCCCACCGAATCTCATTGCAAAAACTCAGAGTCCTGACTTTTGTCACTTGCTATATTTCTattaaaaattttctaatcaactggcaagtgatgtccataatgttTTCACCTAAATTTATGAGAGAAGAGCATTCTACTaatgccagaaatcttcaatTTACATTCTTGAGTCGATAATGGTCAAGGTTTTCCATTATTCCTTAGGTGAAAATCCAAAAGGGCAcctcgaaaaaaaaagaaagaaaaaaaaagaaaaagaaaaaaacaaaacaaaaaggggtGGGGGCGACCTTAgcgaaaacccgaaagggcaccaagGTAGGATTTTCTCAAGAGCAGGCATGAGTTGAAACAGCTGGTGACtcggttcatttggatttcttctcATCTTTGTAGTGCTTTCGCCAACACAGATCCTTTACCCTTTTCCCGCATTTGAAGTACGATTTTTAGGactttgcatttcattctagttaTTAGGGTCATCTGTttgattaggttagggagtTACCCTTCTAGTAAGGGAAACGAACGAGTatggctacacatagccttagcaaGCTCGTTttctttctaaccaaaaggtaaatcaaaagtcacgatttagggtctccccgtacccatcttgcttgcattcctctagggttcatgcattacacattctcactctgcacactatcactttacccactatcactttgcactcTCACTTCATATATTATCGCTTTGCACACTACCACTTtacacattttcacttcacacacgCTCATTTTGTTTACACTGCACACGTTTATTTTACTCATCCTTACATCATTAGCACtattcgtgacctcttggagggcttatccttggctatcacaactcatgtgatctAGTCCGATcgagcctctaagagatatttgtccctttcaattcaTCGCTAGATTTAGGAGTGCATCTATGATAGTTACATCGAAATGTGATACATCTTttagttagaaattaggaaaatcatgactaaatcatgcaactagcttaggctaggttgagagggtgccttagacattgtctttgccttccctctcttcaaccgtgactcccgaaccacttttctctgatttgtcgtagattttggagtcaatctaaaagagttttacattttttaaatccacatttttttgggtgacttggtacaccttaactcgataccaagtggtgactcctacacttttaccaaaacctttttagattactataTTTGGCCAAACTGTCGtatttcaaagtcccatggccttttccTTTTACACACATCACATTATGATTTTTTACAAACACCACATCACCAATTTTTGATCCACACGTCACtcatttataaaaaatggggcacgCCATTGAGGAAAAAAaggaagccataagtggctggaacatagcgaaatacaaagggcatactgcccaaattttcgctcaagggttAGGCGAGAGAACTTGAGACTTTGAGCGACGACTCGAGGTTGAAGTAAATTTCGATTGTTTATGGTATTTGAGTTTTCATTAGTAAGAGGTACATAAGTTGAAATTTttgccgaaacttgtacccttaaaAAAGTAAAAGTAGCGACC contains:
- the LOC113760049 gene encoding uncharacterized protein K02A2.6-like; translation: MYKCQMHGDVIRAPPTELHSMVASWPCSMWGMDVIGVIDPPASNGHQFILVAIEYFTKWVEAESFKHVTKKVVANFLKDHIICRFGVPETLIINNAKNLNNDMVDGLCEQFKIKHRNSAIYRPQMNGAVEAANKNLKKIIHKMTEKHRDWHKKLPYALMAYRTSIRTSTGATPYSLMYGMEVVIPAEVEIPSLRILMEAKLEEADWLKQRHEQLALIDEKRLNAICHG